Proteins from a single region of Paenibacillus sp. BIHB 4019:
- the leuB gene encoding 3-isopropylmalate dehydrogenase — MSEVKKIAVVAGDGIGPEVVGEALKVLKKVEELYGYQFETEHGLFGGIAIDQKGTPLPQETLDLCKNADAVLLGAVGGPKWDNNSKELRPETGLLGIRKALGLFSNIRPATVFDCLKEASTLKPEVLEGTDLIVVRELTGGIYFGEKFRREGAGGEEAVDTCVYNVQEIERIVRQAFDIAMTRSKRLASVDKANVLETSRLWREVVNRIAPEYPEVELEHVLVDNCAMQLLRRPSSFDVIVTENMFGDILSDEAAMLTGSIGMLSSASLGEGSFGLYEPVHGSAPDIAGQGISNPIATILSVALMFRLTFGYHDAAQAIEDAVKEVLDAGHRTGDIAVDKSKAIGTSAMGDLIIAALKKA; from the coding sequence ATGTCAGAAGTTAAAAAAATTGCAGTAGTTGCCGGCGACGGTATTGGTCCAGAGGTCGTAGGCGAAGCGCTTAAAGTATTGAAAAAAGTAGAAGAGCTTTACGGCTATCAGTTCGAAACCGAGCACGGCCTGTTCGGCGGCATTGCAATCGATCAAAAAGGAACACCATTGCCGCAAGAGACGCTTGATCTTTGTAAAAATGCTGACGCTGTGTTGCTCGGTGCTGTTGGCGGCCCGAAATGGGACAACAACTCGAAGGAGCTTCGCCCTGAGACTGGCCTTCTTGGCATTCGCAAAGCGCTGGGCCTGTTCTCCAACATTCGTCCGGCAACGGTATTTGACTGCTTGAAGGAAGCTTCTACGCTTAAACCAGAAGTGCTGGAAGGCACTGACCTGATCGTTGTGCGCGAGCTGACAGGCGGCATTTACTTCGGCGAGAAATTCCGTCGTGAAGGTGCTGGCGGCGAAGAAGCGGTTGATACTTGCGTCTACAATGTACAAGAGATTGAGCGTATCGTTCGCCAAGCGTTTGATATTGCGATGACTCGCAGCAAGCGTCTGGCTTCCGTTGATAAAGCAAACGTGCTGGAAACTTCCCGCCTGTGGCGCGAAGTCGTTAACCGGATTGCTCCTGAATACCCAGAGGTTGAGCTGGAGCATGTGCTTGTAGACAACTGCGCAATGCAATTGCTGCGCCGTCCATCGAGCTTTGACGTTATCGTAACGGAAAATATGTTTGGCGATATTTTGAGCGATGAAGCAGCGATGCTGACAGGCTCCATCGGCATGCTTTCCTCCGCTTCCCTTGGCGAAGGCAGCTTTGGCCTTTACGAGCCGGTACACGGTTCCGCTCCTGACATTGCTGGACAAGGCATCTCGAACCCAATCGCAACGATTTTGTCGGTTGCACTGATGTTCCGTCTGACTTTCGGCTATCACGATGCAGCGCAAGCGATTGAAGATGCTGTTAAAGAAGTGCTGGATGCAGGACACCGTACAGGCGATATCGCGGTAGATAAGAGCAAAGCTATCGGCACATCGGCGATGGGCGATTTGATCATTGCAGCGCTGAAAAAAGCTTAA
- a CDS encoding peroxiredoxin — protein MAERLVGYPAPDFTAETAIGDGSGFGKASLADYKGKWLVLFFYPLDFTFVCPTEITALSLAADEFKKLNTEILGVSVDSQHSHKAWINTSVNDNGLGKLEFPLAADITKKIAKDYGVLIEEEGIALRGLFIIDPEGEVKYQVVNHNDVGRSVDETLRVLQALQSGGLCPMNWKPGQQTLSV, from the coding sequence ATGGCAGAACGTTTGGTAGGTTACCCAGCTCCAGATTTCACAGCAGAAACAGCAATCGGTGATGGTTCCGGTTTCGGCAAAGCATCCCTTGCAGACTACAAAGGCAAATGGTTGGTTTTGTTCTTCTATCCACTTGACTTCACTTTTGTTTGCCCAACTGAAATTACAGCTTTGAGCCTTGCTGCTGATGAGTTCAAGAAGCTTAACACTGAAATTCTTGGTGTGAGCGTAGACAGCCAGCACAGCCACAAAGCATGGATTAATACATCCGTTAACGATAATGGCCTTGGCAAGCTTGAGTTCCCTCTTGCTGCTGATATTACGAAAAAAATCGCTAAAGATTATGGCGTTCTGATTGAAGAAGAAGGTATCGCGCTTCGCGGCCTGTTCATCATCGATCCAGAAGGCGAAGTGAAATACCAAGTCGTTAACCATAACGATGTTGGCCGCAGCGTAGACGAAACGCTTCGCGTATTGCAAGCTTTGCAATCCGGCGGACTTTGCCCAATGAACTGGAAGCCAGGCCAGCAAACGCTGTCTGTTTAA